TTTGAAGCAATGCTTCTTCTGACGCGTCCACTTTCCTCTTGTTGTTCCTTTATCAACTTCTGAGCTACGAGCGAGTCTCTTGCtccttcttcgtcttcttcgtcaccatcttcttcctcctcaccgtctttttgttctttctctttctGCGCTATTTGCCGAACCATTCGGATATAGTCCTGTGCAATTCTCTTCCGAGCCTCCGCGCCTGTTTCTACCTCCTGATCCTCACCGGAGCCGTCGTCGACGCCGGTGAAGAAGTCATCTTCATCAAAATCGCTTTCTATCTCGGCATCTTCTTCATCGTCGCGGTCAAGTTTGCCATTAGGCTTTTGGCGTTTTCGGGAATCGTTGGTGAAGAACGGGTCATGGGTTTTCTTCTTTCGCGGCATGATTCAGATTCAAAAGGTTCGAATTTGCGATACAGAGGTTGTTTGTAGGGTTTTTGAGAAGAGACGCAGACAGAGGAAGAAACTAGGGTTTAAGACCGATACACAAAAAAACATTAAGGACTccaaatattaattgttttttatttccctTCAACGACAACAAAAATGGcttaattttgaactttgtcttactttattttttattgggaGGGCAAAATTATACTTTGGGAAAATTCTTGTTAACTCAACTTTAATTTCTATCTAATTACCTccaattttatatgtttaattttattttaaaataatattcttaattGAGAATGTTATTCTCAAGAATAAAATACtatcttaatatatttaagattatATTATTCAGATTGCATACATTGCAAGATTATGtatacaaaatatacttttacatGTCTACTAAatccaacattttctttatttaattgtttttaatgaacAATGAGGAATATCACAAACGATAAGAAAATAGAGCAAAACCAGGGAAAAAAAGGGttaacaaaacaatacaaaaattatttaattaaaacagtaaataaaaatagaataacttaaaaaaactgttattaataataatattttactttgtatacaataaaagttaaaaaaataaaatttaacagtAACTACGGTAGTACTTTAtatccttttaaattttaattttataaaaggggtttattttaattttatatattaaaattgcaatacaaaaattgcaaaatagtaaaaccaataaaacaaaacaaaattctgTGGAACGAAAAGAAATTTTCTGCTAGAGAAAATCATTGAcattctaaatataattaatgttaaatatattttaatctttgaacttatatataaaattagaattctTTTATGAAAACTTCATATAAAACTTATATTGTCCTTTAATAATGTATAGCATATTAACATACATTTTCCTCATTCAACAtccttaatataaaatttacattgtactttaataatatatgaaatatatttttctcattcaaCAACCTTAAATATTTTGTGAGATGTTTAACAACAATGTCGAATGAATTAAAAGATTTGCATAAGTATCTGCAAATTAACacatgtaatttaaaaataaaattttaatcatttttttacccctttttttatcttttcttttcctctttcaacTCTATAGTTTGTTATTGAGTCGTAATAGCAACagatcttgaagaagaaaaatgggtaaaaaaaagaaaaaaaaaatcagaattttatttttaaattacacattCGTCTTATGTGTGAATCATGTGtagacattttttaattaacacctcaacaaaaaaaaaattatgtcgTTGAATGATAATATATTCTATGTATTACCGAAATACATGAATGagttttatatgaatttttcgagaaaaataaattcataagttcacttaataaaaatatacgtAATCCTGTAATTAAGTTATAAGTGTTTATAATATTCAATtctacataattaaattattttagttcataatttcattatagtatatcaaagataatatatttagttttggcaattgcttttcaaatttctttttgtaccctacaatataagaaaaagacTTAAATATCCTTCGCCATTTCACCACACCATCACTATCATTGTCGTCGAGAAAACACTAAAAGAACTcgtttcaaaatgttttttacaaaaaatatttcatatctttataaaaaaaaaaaaactctttccaaaacatatttcagagtttaaaaaaattaattatgagaAAAGTATTATATGCATTCTGAATTTTTTGTTCCAGAATGTATTTCGTGTGTTTAGAGAATTTTATTTcgaaaatttcattttgaaaatttggtgTCAAAATTTTGTTCTGGAAATGTTATTTCTGAAATTAAAAATCCGAAAGGCACTTTTCCAAGAGTAAAATAGTCATTTTAGAAAGTTGATGGGGGTGTAGGAAGAAAATAACGAAGTGCATGATGCAATTGCCTTTAGTTTTTcatttctctctccctctcttttttaatttaacaaagaCGCCCTTACTATGGTCTTTAATCCTCTAcctttatttattcatttacttACTTTATTTGTCTGTCTTCATTCTCCCTTTTTGTTTTCTCGGAGTATATTTAATTTGCTCTCTAATTTCTTTATCtaacataaaatttcaagatttacaAGTTATTTTCTTCACGGTTTTCATTCATTATtattgaaaacaattttaaaattctatatcAAGCAGTTGATAATGTAAGATTGGTTGAAAGTAGAATGAAATTCACTATTTTCAATTGTTTATATGATGATTACAATggtacattttttctttataaaaattgtttggtTAATTGTGTTTTGTATATTAGACACATGAGCCAAATATGTTTATTATGAttgtaaatttcattttaaatataaataacatcaaCTATATTTAGTATAGTAAAATAAGAGTAATTACTACCttaaagatattaaattagCAGAGACCAAACAAACCAATTCTCATAAGTGGATATTATGCATAGCTAGTACAAAATACAAAGGTTGCTACAACACAACACTACCACACACATGTATGTTCCTGTAAAACCTTTTATTAATGACCACTGCGTCGCATTTACTACAACATTCCTCGTTCATGTTTTTAGATAGAGCTGACAACACCATCTTCTGAAGATTGTTGGGTGGGTAGAGTAGTTAAAGTAGCTGAGTTTCCATTGACAAAGTTACAATGTGCTCGAATCTCTCCCTGTGTTCCTGTGAGCACTTGTATGGTACTCATTTTTATCATTGAAGCCTTAAAATTTTCGTAGAAAAGAGTCTGGTTACTGCTGAAGCTGTTGACGATGGGAATGGTATCTGCACCAATGGTGGAAAACAACTCCTGATCACTTCGAAGCAAGCCATTTTGAAGTTGAAGATTGGAGTAGTAGTTAGAGTCAAGTCTATCAGGTGTGCTTAGGTCCAAGTTTGTGAGATTGGTTCCAGGTCCACCATTGGGGCAAATTGCTCGAAGTGCTTGTAACAGGGTTGTGTTAAGAGTTGGGTCAGGGTTTCCAGTGCTGTTGAAATCGTATAATCTATTCACAAAAAATCTGCATTGAGCTCTGCCAATTGTATGAGCACCTGAAAAGGAATTATACATTATACCAACTCTGTTCAATGTATGTTTCTTAATATGCAAGAAATTATATACCTGAAAGTGCAACTAGATCGGTTGTGTTAAGGTTTTGTCTTTCAAATGCAGATTTCAGTTGGTCGAGGGAGAAATTAGGACCAGGAAGATTTTGATTGGCAAGATCAAAACTTGCGTTTAAACTGTCTCTTCTTCCCAGAGGAACTTTCCAATCGGGACCATGAGCctaaaaagtaacaaaacaaacaacataggatttcatttataaatttaaacaatatttaaaattaattcatttgacttttataaaaaaaaaaaaggacaaaattgTCGATAagcttatattttctttaactaaAAACTCAAGGAGATGTTTTTTGTGTAAAGTATAAAACATAGGACTGTGTTATTTCCACCCTGTTTCTTCTGAGTTCATCCACTGATTCTTTTGGTTATGTATCTCAATACTGTTTCCTTTAAGATACTCCTAtcaatgtatttttataaaactggTGGTGAACTTAACATAAGTATAGTGAGAATAGAAAAGCCTTGGACATATTTAGAAATGTGGGCTTTATATTTGTAGACTTGGGCTCATGGGTCAAAGGCAAGTTGATAATGACCctgaaaaaaataactttatgaTGAGATCCAgatttacaatataataaatttcaatgctttttttttttcaaataaatttattcatttgattatatgtttttgtttttttttttttttataacaagtGGAATTTCTGGACTATGTTTTTACACTTAATTATATGTGTCTTATATTCtggacaacatttaaacattatttacgtgtcattttgtTATTGGTCCATAGTCGTATTTATGAttaggaaaaagtctctttgacaacttttttttgacaacatacgtgacagtttgtgattgatccgtttcaaatatttttttaaaataaattcaaacataccaataaaatgatgacacgtatccTGCTATCAAAacgttgttaaaaaagaattgttaaaatatcattattcttatgattattattattgattctgaAGTAATTTTAGATCCAtcaaaaaataacacataaatgatattcaaatgttgtaaaaaaaaaaatgttgtttaagtaCCATTATCCTTTTTCCTTGTAGTTATACATCAGATGTCacttatatagaaaaatatattttttgtttacagatttttatattatatgtagtTATGAATAGTCTGTAAGATAAAGAGAAATGATTGCAAGGTAAGgtaatatatttaaaggaaGACTTACCTATTTGGAAAAAAAGTCCTTCAaagactttatttatttatttagtgttACTATAAGCACACGAAGCTTCCTACTGCATGATACCATAAATTTCAATACCTAACGGAACTATATAATCCTTTGCAATTAATCTTGAACAGTTTTAAATCGTGGGATGAGTTTTGGGCCTCACTACAAGATTCATTGTACTATAGGATCTGCCATTATGAGTACCCATCAAAATCTTGACAGTAACACAACAGCAACTCACTCACATCCACAGATATCAGTCTAATTAAGTTGAGTAGACATATgcattaaataagaataatcctcttaaattttgtatatgaaattgattcatgATTCAAGATCAGTCAGAATAGCAGCTTCAGGTTAATTACATATTCTCCTGATACAAGAAGCATTGTTGTGAAATTTGAAtactaactttattttcttatatatggaaagtttgattttttagcccgagatttttttattttaactacaTTATTAGTTAATAAATGAGTTAGTATGATGaatagaggaagaagacaaGCATAGTTACCAGAACAGAAGATATCTCAGCTGCAAGAGCAAGAATATCAGCACAAGAAACAATGCCAGGGCAAGCATTTTCTACTGCTGTCTTGATCTGATTCACAACGTCCAAACCTCTTAAGCTGTTGTTATTCGGCGCTGCTGTTTGTTCACTCACGATGGTATCAGTGCTGTTCAAAAGAACTGATGCATCACAACCCTGTCATGTGAACAAATACACAGCAGCATGAAATTTGATTGGTAAGattttttaatatagattaTTGATTTAGAAAGACTAttaattgatgttttatttataaaaggaaaGTCAAGAGAAATGGTACCTGAACAAAGCAATCATGGAAGTGAAGTCTTATGAGACTGGCGAGAATACGAGGATCAGATTTTGAAACATTTCTGAGAACCTCACGAACAATAGAATGCACCCTCGGACATGTGTCTCTGTAAAAAGAGTTATCAAGCTGTGCATTTGAGAAGGGTTGTGATGCTGCAAGCAAAACCACCACACAGAAAAGTGTTACTTTCACTGTGAAAACACTGAAAGAACTCATTGCTTCTTGTGTTTTGAGCTGTGAATGTGATGTTGTGAGCTTCGCCAAATGCTCTGGCTCTATTTAAAGAGACAGAAGAAAAGTGGATAGTGGTTTGGTTTCATCATCTGCTGCTGGTGGGTTCAGATTTTCAATCATTCTGCCAAGATTAATGAGAAAAGTCAAATTTGGTGTTTCtggattttaataataattgtttatttgaaacatttatatttattttacacatgttacaagtataaaataattataagaaaattaaacatttgtatttaaaaaaaagaaaaaagataaaataataaagagtaATGTCATGTAAAAACTTGTgtcttaaaatatcatttttctattttttacaATGAATtgtaaatttaactaaaaatttaaataagtcaCCATTTAAGAGATGATATTTTGAGTTATATAAATGTGTTACAATATTATCTTTtgttattaactttttaaatataaaaaataatgataatatatatatatatatatatatatttacattcatttaatacatatttacttttattttgacacatattataaaaataaaataattacaagaaaattaattttttatatttaaaaaatagaaaattataatatcaaatgaagataaagaattttaatatctaaatatcatttataaatataatttttttaataattattttactattataatatttgtgaAATGAATGTAAACGATGTTACCTATAATTACTATCaatgtttatataattaaatttttgtttgaacttaACCAGACTTACATTAGATACACAGATTAATGGGAACTAGACATGTACtccaaattttgtttatttataaaaaaaaaaaaaacttttctatttattgttgaaaacagtatattttttattttaccaatAATTCTTTCATGCctaaaaatatcacaaaaataattttttttaatgaaaatagaattatggaaaaaaggaaaaagaaaaagactacACATGAGTGTAAAAGGAAGTATTTGTGTCTCCTATTTATACACAAAGTGTTTGACTAAAAATTGCATggtgataattttataattaataatatttgcgtagttttttttttttttaatatcgaCCTTATTTTGTAATTGCACTGGTGATTAATAGGTATTGTTCTTTCATCTCTGTCAACGGTTTTGCATTTATGAACTCATTGATTAAATTGTAGTTTATAgttggtttaaacctttttttagtccttaagttataagtagatgttcagtttagtctccgtttttaaaaatataaatctttggtccctaagttataaaagaatgtatcaaatgagttattttttgacttgaaatattgtttttgattGTTTCTTAAAAACTGccacatctttagattgctctgatttgttttttaataataacaacactttagattgctctttgtactttgaccatgaacataaaaaaaaaggactcatttgatacattttttataacttaggaaccaaagatttacattctTAAAAGCGGAGATTAAACTGAACATCtacttataacttaggaacaaaaaaaaatttaaacctttaTAGTTCTTCGTCAGTGACAGCAGTCTAAACTTAAACTTCATTGATGTCTAATTGTTACTAATTTCGTCAATATTTgacaaactttt
Above is a genomic segment from Vigna radiata var. radiata cultivar VC1973A chromosome 10, Vradiata_ver6, whole genome shotgun sequence containing:
- the LOC106775759 gene encoding peroxidase A2, which gives rise to MSSFSVFTVKVTLFCVVVLLAASQPFSNAQLDNSFYRDTCPRVHSIVREVLRNVSKSDPRILASLIRLHFHDCFVQGCDASVLLNSTDTIVSEQTAAPNNNSLRGLDVVNQIKTAVENACPGIVSCADILALAAEISSVLAHGPDWKVPLGRRDSLNASFDLANQNLPGPNFSLDQLKSAFERQNLNTTDLVALSGAHTIGRAQCRFFVNRLYDFNSTGNPDPTLNTTLLQALRAICPNGGPGTNLTNLDLSTPDRLDSNYYSNLQLQNGLLRSDQELFSTIGADTIPIVNSFSSNQTLFYENFKASMIKMSTIQVLTGTQGEIRAHCNFVNGNSATLTTLPTQQSSEDGVVSSI